The following nucleotide sequence is from Hevea brasiliensis isolate MT/VB/25A 57/8 chromosome 7, ASM3005281v1, whole genome shotgun sequence.
TTGTAGCCATATGATATCattattacaattttttttttttttaattttagcatGCATGAGTGGCTACTCTCTTCATGCCTAGTCTAGCTAATTTTCAATTAATACTTATCTTTAATTTATGATCAAATTAATATTGTTTTAGGAATCTATGTCATTTCAAATAGGATGGGAATCAGATGCTATAGGTAAATAATAACATAaccatttattattattttttttattaaaaataataatataactgATACACCAAGTACTGAGTTTTTTTATTAGTCAAATTCATATATTCAAAAAAATTCATGGAAAAATCAAGGGTGTTATAATGATTTACAAAACTAAgcaagttgaattttttttttttttcaaagaagcAGGTGCAACCAATATTGATATTTCATTTTGAATAAATATGCAGGGTCTGTAGtgtaaaatggaaaaaaaaaattgaatatcaaaatatgtgaacttgtatttatttatttttaaattcaatgaaacctaatgaattaaataataattaataggtatataaCATgagttaataattttataattaataaatgatAACTTAAACTCAAAACATTTTCACTTTTATATCTTTTAAAAATaagaagaagaaatcaaaatATAAATCAGATTATTCaacttataaattttaaagtGTTTGCCTCATTGTTTTCAAAATGAAATTGATCAATGCACCATTATATTGATTGTTTTATTggagaaattatataataaaatggtTATTTCATATAAGATATGAAATTAACAGTCCAATAATGGGTGAACATATAAATACTTTTCTTAACAACAATTTTAACAAAAATACTAAACAAACTCTAAGAAGGATGTTTTTCCATTGACAAGGAAGACTATATTGACTTTAGTAAATTTCTACAACAGCTCGAAGTTTAGTTTACCCAAAGAGAAGCTTAATATTAATTAGTGCAGCGCCATTAGCATTAGTCATTAGATTTTGATTACTACAACACGGCActctgattattattattattactattaataGTAAGGTTCATGGATCTGTTAATTAACTTGATGTATTATATAGTCAATCCCTTGTTAGAAAAGGAATGAACTCCAACTATTGGCTTCATTTGTTTAACATATTGTTGgaattgttttatatatatatatatttaaaaattaaatttaaatattttaaccataaaaatattaaaaatagcaaaatatttttttaattattttttctccaacatctaaaattattattttttaaatatgttttcttgatatttatgtatttaataagtTAATTTCACCATATATGTTATATATTGGATACATGGTAAATCAGATTTaggtaaaaaaaaattttgacaaagtaaATTACGTGAtttcaaagttttattttttttttataaaaattacaataGTACAATAATTTGAACTAATTTctgaataaattatatatttaaactgctaataaaaaaatattaaatatgctagttatatttcattaaaaaaattattttatattcaatttaacataatttaattattagaatttaaaacttattatataattttaaaattgcttTGTCCGAGAAGTAGGTTGGAATTGCTATATATAATTCCAAATAggctataattaattatttaatagttttttttgttcattatgaTCTTGGCTAATTACCCTAACTTCTACTTTGAGTTAAAAGCTTGTTTTTCTTAGATTAGATCAACCTATCCACAACGATAAAaagtcattgaactttttgctatTAAAAAATGAAAGCTCTAGACGACGATAACCCTAAAAAGTTGACCCCCGAAATGTGTTTCTTCCTGTAAGGGCTTGAAGGCCTTAATATTCGCATTCTGCAATAAACAATTTATTAATGGTGCCAAGTCAAGTTCTAAGTCTTTCCCTAACCTAACACAGATTGGAAGGCTTCGTCTCAACACTCTTTTAACTCACCAAGAACTtgctcaaattaaaataaatattatatggcAATAAATTAAtatcttctatatatatatatatatattagactcaatttattataattattataaaatatataatgtgTGAACTACCTATTAaacacataaattaaatttttattaaaatatgaataaaaattaattaatttaatcataaatgCTACTATTTAATCGTTGATTGTTTTTCCCTTTGGGCTTGCGTTCATATTAACCAGACAAAACAtgctctttttatttatttatttatttttaagggaATTCATTGTTCGTAAAGATTGTGAAAATCCTATTCAAAATTTCTAGAACACTTGGTAAACAAAGCAAAACgtcaaattttgttttatttcattttcataaATAGTTGATCAGATGATCATTCTAAATTAATATATCCTAATATATAGGCTACTCAATTTCATTAGAGATTAAATTACATTCATACTTTGTACTTTTGAAAAAGAATTTATACACTGATATACAGGTTTCATCTATTTTAATTGTGAGTCCAATCATACATGATGTGTCACACTGACTCtaattattttaatcatttaTTATAGAACCAACCTAGCTATTACCATTTTGCCGTGATTAATTGGGATGAGTATGGCCTCACACCTCTAAGAAGATTTACTTTGATCAATTCCCAAGCAAATTATCTACCTAGCTAACTAAGTAGCTAGGGTCATTTTATCTGCATGGAGGAAGGATTTTGGATGCATGAAGCAATGATGCAACCCAATGTTAGAATAGAGGCAGCAGCAATCCGTCCATTGTCATTGCTGATCATAAAATTCTAGCTTTTTAAGTTTCCTAACTACCTGGGGTCCCTCTTATCATTGAAGGATCCTTTTACATCAGTTTTTAGACATGATGCTTTGGTCAACTCTCTCTCTTAGGAAAAAGAttatgattaattatgaaaaaaaaaggcTGAGAAAGACAGTGATCGACGTGAAGTTTGGAGCTACTTCCTCTAGAGTGGTTGGCTTGAGCAGATCGGAAAATTTTGGTCAATGACATGATCCTAACTTGCCCAGAAATATACATCTTTTTTTAAGTATATATAAATTAAACATTTCTTCATATATGAACATCATGACCACTGTGAATTCTCTACCAAATCACGTGTAATCTAACAATATTATGCTATTTATATTCTTAGGGTTTATTTAATGTTATTTTCTTCCAGTTTTCTCCTCatttctttttcaaaattggcAAGAGAtggtatttaaaaataattaagccTTGTTCTATGATTCCAAGATTTTTCTACAAAAGGCTTAAAAAAGAGAAAATTCTCTGCAATTTTATTGACAATTTTATTATGTATTAGTGAACATGTATTCAATCGAAGACCAATTGCATTGTCAACACGTTAACCTACTGATTAAGAAAACAATTCAATATATAAAGTAATTGGTGTTTTAATAGagattaataatattatatataatatatgcatataTAAATACATATATGCAAGATAAATATGTTTCTTAATTTGTTTTCATAACCTAGATAGCTATCTTGGACTTGCTGATCATATCTAGTGTTATAGGTTGCTATGAAAACAAACACACTTCTTCGGGTCATGACACTGCTAAAAGATAATCAGAGGAAAATGCAGTTTTGATAAAATCATCAGTTCCTTAATTATGTCTGAATCAAATTGATTAGTTGGTGATGAAACCATGAAAAAGAATTTTTCAAAAATCAGCAGAAGCACATAATTTTAATCAAGAACATGCATGCAATTCTATGTACATAATTATATATGCATAGAGCGGCATATATACATAAAAATATTCGGAATATTACAGAGTGAAGTGGCGGTGAAATTAACTCCAAACCTTTTCACGCATATCTAAAAAAAGCTAAGCAATCTCATGAAACAAAGGGTCATCAAGGAGAAGGTGTTGCCAAACTGTAGTAGCTTCCCCTCCAAAGCTTGAATTAGTGCTAGAAGCATCCCCCATAGTAGTGTTGATGGAAGAATTAGTCTGTGTTAAAAGCGGAGGAGCAACGGATGGAGGAGATGGTGTTGATGAAGATGAAGGAAGCCATGGAGAGTTCTCTCCTTGGCTGAACACTGTAAACTCAGGATTATTAGCTTGATCAATTAACATGTCCTTGTTTAGTGGTGTTTGATAGCTGCAAGGGATTTGTAAATCAGGTAAATGAGAGAAAGGGATAGAATCACTTAGTCCTGGAGGACAGGTTGTTGATGATAAATCCAACTGGGTAATTGAACCTGAAACTAGGCTATCCTTGATTGAAGCAAGTGAgttcaaaagattaaaagtttccATGTTACTGAAAGCACTCGTAGTGGCTATGTAGTTTGAGCCAGTTACAACAGAAGCTGGAGGGTGATGAGATTGAGGTTGAAGGAGATACTGCAAGTATTGGAATTTAGCCATTTGGACAGCTTCTGCTTGTAGTCTCATTGCATGTTCTTCCACTGAGCGGTGATCTATGAGCTCCTTTAGATTAGCCTGGGCTATAAGATGAGGTAAGGTTGACAAGATATCGGTTCGAGGCCGGTGAGTCATAGGATCAAAACCCATCTGGATAAGCTTTTTCTTGAGATGGGTATTCCAGAAATTCTTGATTTCATTATCAGTCCGTCCCGGTAGGTGGCTGGCAATGGCTGACCATCTAGTCAAaaacaagaaatttgaagaatccAAAAATCAGTATACATATATAATATCACTAGATGAGAGATGTAATAGGAAACTAAGAGAACTAATGTTGAATACTTGTTGCCAAGAACTGAATGAAGATTGAGAATTGTTTGTTCTTCTTCTTGGGAAAATTTTCCTCTCTTAATATCTGGCCTTAAATAGTTTGTCCATCTTAATCTGCAACTCTTCCCACATCTGTTAAGACCTGCAAAATTGATCTAcatattagctagctagctagctaaagAGAGAAGGAATGACATAAATTACAGGCAGATAGATTGCATAAATACCAGCAAGTTTGGGGAGGGCCCTCCAGCTGCTATGGCCATGTTTCTGGATGTATTTGACAAGCTTTTGATCTTCTTCAGGGGTCCAGGGACCTTTCTTGAGGCCGCTCTCATCATAACAGGGAGACCTTCCCATTTTTCTATTTGTTCTCTTTTCTTCAAGATTTGGTTGCCTCCCTCCGATCCAACCATTAAATTTTCCTGACTGCACCCTTACCTATTTATATACAGCCTTTCTTCTTGTACCCCCTGACAATCAAGCCCAAACAAATGTCTGACGTGGCAGCTTCCCATTTGCTTGCCAAACAATTATGCCTTTCCCTCTtcattaaatggcaaatgtaaccCTCCCTCCTTTGGGTTGGATCCCGCCGTCTACAATGTGCGGCGGCTTCCACGGTTGAAAACtcgaaataatatttaaattgagAGGTTCTATCCCCCACTatcaattcaaaatataaaagatGTATGATTCaagtatttaataaataaatttttttatatattatatatcttaatttttgataaattaaatttaaataaaaaaattatttaaattaaattaaatcaaataaaaattaattttaataataactaTGTTAAGAATAATATTCTTAAATGCATTAGACCAATATAAAAAAGTGAATATCATTAAAATTATCTAAAGAGAAAACTTAATTTTAATATTGGTAAACTAGTTAGCTAATTTGAAGATGTCCTTAAttgtgaataataataataatgattctTAATCTTTTATAGATAAGATAtgattaactaacacattttatTATCTTCAAAATAAAGATGTCATTTCgacagaaaaaataaataaagatgtCATATAAACGTACTATATTAGAATATATCATTAATATTTGTCAACAAGTTTTTAATATGTCATCTCCGTTTCCTCCATTGATAATTGTGATTTTGAAGGTAATTAGATATGTCAATGTGCCACGCCCACCTGTTAGTGAGCTCTATTATCTCAATATCTTGTacaattaattttgattaaaattcaaatttgaaatttatagttCTAAAAACTATTGTAATACAACTAAGATTAAACTCATTGATTTAATATCTTTTATATCAACGTCTAtgatattcatatatatatataaagagaaaaGTATTCTCGTAATACTATCACGTGGTATTAGATTTCATAGTATTACCTCGTGGCATTGTCTATTATATTGCTACGTGGctttttctattaaatttttttatttttaattaattatttatttaattactttaattaattcCCCAATTATATAtgcaatttataaattatttaataattattttcttaatattataataaatagtcATTATTACAAAATAagttacaatatattaatatatatatattaattacatgTACTTATATATTTATGCttatgagatatatatatatatatagaaagaaagattgattttatttattttttgttacgaaaaaagtttgagagataaaaataataaaaataaaatatataataattaataaaaatttaaggcattatattatttttatatattaaaattttaaaaaatatataaatcaaaATTATTAACAGTCACGTTAGCACATGCAATTTTCTAATATCTTTACTAAAGAAAGAGGCTCCTTTTCTTTAAaaattcttccattttttttttatttttttatttttctttctcttcttttcttttgatttttttggGTAGTTATCAATGAGTGTGCTCACGGGTGATTACCCCTtactcctttttctttttccaatcattatcagatttatattattttagaatGAATTCTTAGTATATATACTTAGGTCTATAGATCTTATTGATAGATATTGAGTTATTTGCTTCCTTCTTAGTGAggatttattttgtttttttctGTATTTTTATAAAGTTATTCCTCGAGTTGAGAATTTGTTCTGTCTTCATTAATGTATGAGGTGTTTGGATGTGCTATTTGGTTATTTGGATAGGATGCAGTACAAGGTGCAAATTTTTTCTCCAATAAGAAAGGTGCAAATTTTTTCTCTAGTATGAagtcaaaatttaaaattgaatttgtaGAAAGGCTATAGAATCAAATAATGATCTAAATTGCCATCAAATAGAGATTGCTTTCCACTGATTGATTAAATCAAATACTCTGTCAACACAATTAAactcttattattatttttttagaagTGTTTTATATTGAATTTACTTCCAAAAATTTAACTTGGCTAAAATTCCATTTTGATTGCAAATATTTAAATTCGATTCCTTTTTTTCATGGAATAGAATCAGAATAAtactttatttaattttataaatcaaATGAATGAAGAAGAACATGCATTTACAATCATAAtctcatttcaaaaaaaaaaaatttccacatAGTTTACTGCGAATTTGTCACGAACTGATTTCTGAACTGGACTGACATTAGGACTTGAATCAACATAAGGCACCTGAAactcatagtaagcctaacttttTATAATCCATTTATAAAGCCCAATAAGTTAGctcaattttaagaaaataaacgaATAAAGTCCGACCATAAGTTGGAATATCCAACGGAGAGCATTAACTCACCCCGACTTATAAACAAATAAAATCAATAATATGAGGgtctcagctcaccctcacaattcTCAAATCACATATATCAACATTGGAAGCTCAGCTTCCTCCATCATCAATAATAAACATctcatataattaattttacaattcCAAAACTAAGTTATTACAACCCAAATAAAAATACGACTATTTGTCCATGTGGAGTTCTAAATTTGAATATAAGACAATAAAAGCAAATCAAAATATTTCTGTATAAATCTGCGAcgaaagaaagcaggttaatcacaAATAAAGTCACTTATCACctgaggaaaaatagttgaatAAGGGTaaacattcgactcagagagtaaaatattaattttaaatataatttctataactatctaaatctaatgtaTTCCTATATATAAAATGCAACACATTCACATAGATCAAACAATTCAATCAATAttcgcacaaaagataatttggagtatGCACACACTCATGTGTCacatcaatacatatatgggagttgattctcctatacagctctctcagTCCAATACCTGTCAGCGAGgttaactcaagccggactttcacttaataatccaagtgcatGGGCAACGAAATTAACTCAAAGTTGTGCTCACCCCAACTTATCTCTATATAAGAATCATGTCCAGTGAGTTAAGCTTCAACTGCGACTATTCGTTCTACCCATATCTATATCCACACCATACTCACGTCAACACATATATACACAACTTCAAGTTATTTTAAGGCGACATCCACAAATAAATTTAGTAACATATACAGTAAATGAGTGTGTCTagcatttaactaattatatacatacatatgagtgaatgcatgagcatgccttaaatataaattaataatattgaaattatagatAAAATTAATATTGAACTCACAGATTGTCCAAATGTTACTGGGGCGATTGAGAAGAAAAGGAAGAGCAATGAAGCACCTGTAATGGCAACAATTTCGTAATGAAGGTAGTGAGAGAATTGTTGATTTTTAATTCAAGATCCCGATGCAATGTAGGATCTATGATCACATAATTTTGAGTTGGGTATGGATAGATATCCTGCGCCCTATTCTAAAAATTGGAGTCTTTTTCCAAGTGTGCACAATGTTTTTGCATTCTAACCAACCATATCTCTAATGGGCCacctttctctctccatctcccCACCTCTATTATCATAATTATGCAAATCTCTCTCTATTATATATAGATACTGCCATTAGGGtttgaaagaaataatttaatttcaattgtaACCAGAAAAAAGGAATATTAGCTAGATGTtcacgtgtatatatatatatatatatatatatatatatatatatatatatatatatatatatatattatattgttaGGTTAAAATTATTAGTAAATGCAGATATAGAATTGATAAATATTATTCTCTAGAACCTTTAAATTTCATAGGtcccaaaagaaaaaaaaattcaacattcACAAAATGTTTGTCAAAATATACTTGGATTTAATCACAAAACTTACTCCAGAAAAATAGAGGCAAACAGAATAAATGAAAATGAATGAGAATAATACTTCACTCATTTTCATTTACTCTATTTATCTTTGCCTGCGTCTTGGTTTAGATTGTAAGTTCAACTGTTTATAAAGCTGTATTATAAAGCTGCATAAATGAGATTTTATTGACTTATTACTAATTAATTGTCAAGTAATAACTATGTGGTTATATAAATAATTGAATTACAACATTAAAATGGTTAATATTTTGATGTGTAAATAACCCAATAACTTATATATGCTCACATTAAAATGTATTAATGTGTAAGTTTTTCATTTTATCATTGAGGGAGAGAAGAAGGTCTAGCAAACACTGAATTTCCACCCCCTTTTTAAACCTACAAAACtcccatttttaatatttaaacatTATTACTTAAACATACAAGTAGAAAAAATAATCAATCATTTTAAGTATTTCTTCTCAACTACTGAAACTCGACGTTGAACCCATAacataaatttatgaaatttatatatttaataggtaaattttagtatatattttatattttaaattcatattgaattgggtttaaataaaaaaaaaattcttataatAATAACTTTTAATTGGGCTTCATGCTCAGTGAAATTAAATAATGATTAATACATTTaataatttgagaaaaaaaagaCATTTATAGTAGCAAAATTGCTGGTTATAATATTAGGACTTCCTTCATAAGCTATATATAGCTTAATTCAAACCTAAACACATTAAAGCATACATCAGCGGCCGCATAGAGTCAAAGCAATAAGCGACGGGAAGAGAGAGAATCCCGTTTGCTTTCCCCTCTTTTCTTTACCTTCGTTTACCTCAAATAGCTGAGCTGTCGGCTCAAGTTTTGCTACTAGAAATAAAAACCTTGGAATTCATATATAAagaggaaaaaataaaaaaacctaTTAACCCCTCCCTCACGAAAGCTAGCCAGCTAAAGATTAGGTAAATTATAAGTTCTTTTCAATTCTTTTTCTAAAAAGTAAACTATAAGTTAATTTCttagatttattaaaatttacaatttaattttctatttttattttttgatgcgttctatttttaattttttatgttttattattttaataaattacttttttttatgtaaatttaattatttactattattgattataaaaataactaaaatacttttaattcaatatttctttatatatatatatatatatatatatatatatatcaatgaaCTATAACTCAATTATGCTGAAATTGTTTTTAGAATTATGAGTCTTGAGTTTAAATATTATACCAAaaagatattaaaattaaaatgattaaaataattttaatgtaactttttataatttatagcaaaattttaaattgaaaataaagaaatgaagATTAACTTATAATTaaccttaaattttttttttccacagaAATGATATTGGGATTGCTTCTTCAACTAGGGTTCCTTGCCGGATGACCACCTTTTTCTCACATCAAAATGAAGCAggtatgtcatataatttaataAAGAAAATGAAGGGGGCCAGTGATGTAATGAGTGTAGCGTTTTTATGATTAGAAAATATAATAGTTTTTGCTTGCCCTCTTAAGTTTCCAACCAATACGTCTAAACTTGGACTTTCTATGCTTCCTCATACCACGTATATGTTTTTGTGTCTTTACATTTCCATGCACAAAGAAAACAAAATCAATTTTCAACTGTTTCAATCATATATATTTGACAATTTTTATAATacccaaaaaaaaataatatattatatggaAATTCTTGGAATATCCAGACAAGGAAGAAGATCGAAATTCTTTCCTTTCACGCATTGATTTGCTTAGCAAATCAACAAGGAGAGGATCAAACTTCAAGGGCTATAATTTTGCTTAAGAAAATGGAAATTTGACTCGAAACCCAATCGGGTAATGATAAACTTGTCAAGTATGCAATTTTTTGAATTGGATCTAGGCATCTAGCTTCTTGAATCAATAAATTTAGCTCTACCAGATGGGTTGACTCGAATAGCCACTTGCAGCTCAACTAGAATTATATATTGTTTTAGCCCTAATCAATTTAGTTTAAAGGAGAAAAAAATTGGAACAAAATGAAGTATTTCTTTGTGGGTTTGAGGTTGGTCTTTGTCTATATATGTTAGAAACtagattaaaaatataattaagcaAAGGGTGGCTTGGACTAGTGAGGTTAATATTTCTCCAAGTAGTGACAGTGACAGTTAACTCTAAGCATCGTTAAGCAGTTGATTAcagaaacagaaaaaaaaaataaataaataaaagggagGAGAGAAGAAATACTTGTATCATGTCTAATACATGTGAAGCGTATTTAAGACAGATTAAACAATTACGTCACTAAGCCATATGTGTGTGTCTAtctaatgataaaaaaataaaaacatagaTCAAACAACTACTTCACCATTTTTCAACTGTTAATGGCCTAACAAACCCTAATTATAATACACAAAACGAAAACaattcatggtggggtatgcaAAATCTATGCTAGTTTCATCATATCTTTACCATTTCAATGATAATTACGTGTACAACGGTTCATTTTTCTCTTCTGTTGCTCTATTGAGGTACCCTATTGGTCTCATTTCATGGTCTTCATCACCTGATTAGCAAGGCActctattatattaatatatgatgattaatattaatttatgatCAAACCTTGCTCGAATCTTCTTAATTGCATTATCATCATATGGGACCTGACTAGTTTTCTCAACCGTTACTACCAACGCTAGGGGTTAAGGAATATATTATGGATTTATCTATAAATAATGATATTATCATGCaatagaagattttttttttatttaattaattagtattttaatGGAGCAATTGTAACTCTCTATATCATTGTCTTAGCCATCAACTAACTTGTCTTATTTATTAGCTTAAATTCAATAGGCAATGACATCATAGTTTACAGCTAAGGAtagtgaaagaaaatgaaagtgaCAGTTGAATACCACATATCATGTACTCTCTTAACATTAGATATATCAACTAAAATATTGTACTTTGGGCAATCTTCTTGTACGTTTAGCTATTAGTCTTATTCTCACATTTCCATCAACTTTTCATCTGATGCTCCTATGGCATACACTGAACACACTAGAGCCAGCTTTACAATTCGTCAATTCGGTTACAAATTgatctaaattaaaataaataataaaaaacttaaaatataagaatcaaataaaaaatataaataaaattaattcaaaccAAACTGATTATTATGATTTGATTGGGTAATTCAAATTTTCAATACCCAAAAGCACAAAGAAGCAATAAccaaaagcaaaaaaaaatttaattaatttcatcaaattcATATTTCCAATATCCATTGCAAATTACACAATAAAATAAACAATAAACAAATAATGCAGCAAATTCTGAAAAATTAATgcttatcataaaaaataatgctGCAAATTCTAAAAAATTAACACAATACTTAACAAATTCAGCAACTACATACCAAAAGAATATTCACAAAACACCAATAACCATTAAGAATGAGACTCAGTCAACCCAGACCCAAGGACGAGGAGGAAGGGGAGTGAGTGAAAAGACCAGAGCTGTGATTCAAAGGAAACAAAAAAGGAGAAGGGCTAGGCTCTGCAACGCAAAGGAGGCAGAG
It contains:
- the LOC110656135 gene encoding transcription factor MYB92-like; its protein translation is MGRSPCYDESGLKKGPWTPEEDQKLVKYIQKHGHSSWRALPKLAGLNRCGKSCRLRWTNYLRPDIKRGKFSQEEEQTILNLHSVLGNKWSAIASHLPGRTDNEIKNFWNTHLKKKLIQMGFDPMTHRPRTDILSTLPHLIAQANLKELIDHRSVEEHAMRLQAEAVQMAKFQYLQYLLQPQSHHPPASVVTGSNYIATTSAFSNMETFNLLNSLASIKDSLVSGSITQLDLSSTTCPPGLSDSIPFSHLPDLQIPCSYQTPLNKDMLIDQANNPEFTVFSQGENSPWLPSSSSTPSPPSVAPPLLTQTNSSINTTMGDASSTNSSFGGEATTVWQHLLLDDPLFHEIA